Proteins from one Bombus affinis isolate iyBomAffi1 chromosome 1, iyBomAffi1.2, whole genome shotgun sequence genomic window:
- the LOC126916504 gene encoding uncharacterized protein LOC126916504 isoform X2 yields METSKTIGKKNNHEEDVDEEVYEDEYEVETDPKTEHETLKFPKITDSTNAKYEKAPSELTAQTEDMSRDEDYVEDPSTSQYDTYNYYNDDYSSPNRSRYRAAEDEHARDYPDAEEEEAEPEEHGEQKGGGGGGEEEEEEEEEEEGEEEEDGKKPQDNDYDTSEEEEEYFDSHHVANVNDSSSDLFEEKDLDTPISTTNNEEGSSMEGSDKTFAFLGPPESRINSSVDSSILIGGAIVSVVTTKSVVNGTISVPTTSSPTTTEQVVAPPSSTSMIITEQPVTAITTEDTSRILASVQTSRSISGARFLPFPVIDRIEPIGHSSEKKTSPPAESTESIIDKLDRVQSELSSGFLAGGFRTAGNSLQLDVLNERDRNNRRRYTTTAKTPIISKFVPRRYNDKRNDHATPKPKIETTLDSLEGLLPRDYVTRSSSTVSTLPKTGFRWPTKSTTSTTAEPTTTQLASTASIAMAKKPKTNVIVQDISAFLPPGYKLKKEDSTVTESSLLKDILAKSKVDISSLLPADYNKKRNEDDMATMTTTAKSIGVSSEKSPAEKTIQDLFAKSKVDISSLLPRDYEQKRKNLISEPGDVHTENFTESNVSVTTESTSSTTKKSAGLKLVFPSRPGGRKAINKITTPPSPRGEGPGTVTPKIHRGWPIRVTTEFTGWPSSSTTPISIEKILEAARTATISSASLIPITEATSSTTTTSTTTTTPRPTTPGICEQDCEVAGTIKIIGNTSWVPELLDRNTQEWQKLANEIEREMNFIFSKSAVLAKWYKKIRIDSFSEGSILVDYFVELSNLEQNVNTQELKVIFHDSLRTYNANRWNETKTKSSIKLGSFTIDPKYTDFVVIPKVTTPQYTEEDDRLVPQWAIAVIVIGVGGLVFIIIFGVSVLINRHNASKLKPSISTIYEEEVAKNITANRSSDYSKPVHTIWTDPDVSWNDKSFESTSNKILVEKSFQDNKKYNMYDSWRSQWNGYYYNGSHTSSKYGGYDSTTNLSSRHHPDYDTNF; encoded by the exons ATGGAGACATCAAAAACGATTGGAAAGAAGAACAATCACGAAGAGGATGTAGACGAGGAAGTTTACGAAGACGAGTACGAAGTTGAAACCGATCCAAAAACGGAACAcgaaactttgaaatttcctaAAATCACCGATTCCACTAATGCAAAATACGAAAAAGCTCCGTCAGAGTTAACCGCTCAGACGGAAGACATGTCCAGAGACGAAGATTATGTGGAAGACCCTTCGACGAGTCAGTACGACACGTACAATTACTATAACGACGATTACTCAAGTCCTAATCGGTCACGATACCGGGCCGCAG AGGACGAACACGCTCGCGACTATCCGGATGCGGAGGAAGAAGAAGCGGAGCCGGAGGAACATGGAGAACaaaaaggaggaggaggaggaggagaagaagaagaagaagaagaagaagaagaagaaggagaggaagaagaagatggGAAGAAACCACAAGACAACGACTATGATACgtcagaggaagaggaagaatatTTCGATTCTCACCACGTTGCGAACGTAAACGATTCTTCGTCCGACCTGTTCGAAGAAAAGGATCTAGACACGCCAATTTCAACGACCAACAACGAGGAGGGTTCCTCGATGGAAGGTAGCGACAAAACTTTTGCCTTTCTCGGACCACCAGAGTCGAGAATAAATTCCTCCGTTGATAGTTCCATCTTGATCGGAGGAGCCATAGTGTCGGTAGTAACGACGAAAAGCGTCGTCAATGGCACGATTTCCGTTCCAACCACATCCTCCCCGACTACTACCGAACAAGTTGTCGCACCACCCTCCTCCACTTCTATGATAATCACGGAACAACCTGTAACAGCGATAACAACCGAGGATACGTCTCGAATATTAGCTTCGGTTCAAACGAGTCGTAGCATATCTGGCGCTCGATTCTTGCCGTTTCCTGTAATAGATCGTATCGAACCGATCGGCCATAGCAGCGAGAAGAAAACTTCGCCACCTGCAGAGTCCACGGAAAGCATTATCGATAAATTGGACAGGGTACAATCGGAATTGTCCAGCGGTTTTCTCGCCGGTGGCTTCCGAACTGCCGGTAATTCCCTTCAGTTGGACGTTTTGAACGAAAGAGACAGGAATAATCGCAGAAGGTATACTACTACCGCTAAGACGCCGATCATTAGCAAGTTTGTACCGCGAAGATACAACGATAAGAGAAACGATCATGCTACGCCGAAGCCGAAGATCGAAACGACGCTTGATAGTTTGGAAGGATTGTTACCGCGTGATTACGTTACGAGGAGTTCGTCGACGGTGTCGACGCTTCCGAAGACTGGATTTAG ATGGCCGACAAAGAGCACAACTAGCACAACAGCAGAACCAACCACGACTCAACTCGCATCGACTGCCTCCATTGCCATGGCGAAAAAACCTAAAACCAACGTGATTGTTCAAGACATAAGTGCCTTTTTACCACCCGGATACAAATTGAAGAAAGAGGACTCAACCGTTACAGAAAGCTCCCTGTTAAAGGATATTCTGGCGAAATCTAAGGTCGATATATCGTCGTTGTTACCGGCGGATTATAACAAAAAGAGGAACGAGGATGACATGGCAACAATGACGACAACAGCGAAAAGTATAGGCGTTTCGTCAGAGAAATCACCAGCTGAGAAAACGATTCAGGATTTGTTCGCTAAATCCAAAGTTGACATTTCTTCCTTGTTGCCACGTGATTACGAACAGAAGAGGAAGAATCTTATTTCAGAGCCGGGAGACGTTCATACCGAGAATTTTACCGAATCCAATGTATCTGTGACTACAGAATCCACTTCGTCCACGACGAAGAAATCCGCTGGTTTGAAACTCGTGTTTCCTAGCAGGCCTGGCGGACGGAAAGCAATTAATAAAATCACCACGCCACCCAGTCCTCGAGGTGAAGGACCTGGCACGGTTACGCCGAAAATACACAGAGGATGGCCGATCAG AGTTACCACAGAATTTACCGGCTGGCCTAGTTCCTCGACTACCCCGATCTCGATAGAAAAGATACTGGAAGCTGCCCGAACCGCAACGATTTCGTCTGCGTCACTAATCCCGATAACCGAAGCAACGTCGAGCACTACGACAACGTCGACTACGACGACAACGCCTCGACCAACCACACCAGGAATTTGCGAGCAAGATTGCGAAGTCGCTGGAACTATAAAGATAATTGGTAATACAAGCTGGGTACCGGAATTGCTTGATCGAAATACTCAAGAATGGCAGAAACTCGCCAATGAAATTGAGCGAGAG aTGAACTTCATATTCTCAAAATCTGCTGTCCTAGCAAAATGGTATAAAAAGATAAGAATCGATTCATTCAG cgAGGGTAGTATTTTGGTAGATTATTTTGTTGAATTGTCCAACTTGGAGCAAAACGTTAATACGCAGGAATTGAAAGTTATTTTCCACGATTCGTTACGGACTTATAACGCAAACAGGTGGAACGAAACTAAAACGAAAAGTTCGATAAAGCTTGGATCGTTCACAATCGATCCGAAATATACGGATTTTGTAG TGATACCTAAAGTAACAACTCCCCAATACACTGAAGAAGACGATAGATTAGTTCCACAATGGGCAATTGCTGTAATCGTAATTGGTGTTGGTGGATTAGTCTTTATCATTATATTTGGTGTCTCTGTC TTAATAAATCGTCATAATGCTTCGAAATTGAAACCATCTATATCTACAATTTACGAAGAAGAAGTAGCAAAGAATATTACAGCTAATAGATCTAGTGATTACTCAAAACCGGTACATACGATTTGGACTGACCCAGACGTTTCTTGGAATGACAAGTCTTTCGAATCGACCTCCAACAAG aTTCTTGTCGAGAAATCTTTTCAAGACAATAAGAAATATAACATGTACGATAGTTGGAGATCGCAGTGGAACGGTTATTATTACAACGGGTCTCATACTAGCAGTAAATATGGCGGTTACGATAGTACAACAAATTTATCAAGTCGTCATCATCCTGATTACGAtacaaatttctaa
- the LOC126916504 gene encoding bromodomain-containing protein DDB_G0270170 isoform X1, which translates to MSRHKTNDNRFVDMILTFLILGYAFVPTNCQQGSAESWDKLSRLIPTNSVYEQQDKNASPVNNPAETLLRSLDENNVMETSKTIGKKNNHEEDVDEEVYEDEYEVETDPKTEHETLKFPKITDSTNAKYEKAPSELTAQTEDMSRDEDYVEDPSTSQYDTYNYYNDDYSSPNRSRYRAAEDEHARDYPDAEEEEAEPEEHGEQKGGGGGGEEEEEEEEEEEGEEEEDGKKPQDNDYDTSEEEEEYFDSHHVANVNDSSSDLFEEKDLDTPISTTNNEEGSSMEGSDKTFAFLGPPESRINSSVDSSILIGGAIVSVVTTKSVVNGTISVPTTSSPTTTEQVVAPPSSTSMIITEQPVTAITTEDTSRILASVQTSRSISGARFLPFPVIDRIEPIGHSSEKKTSPPAESTESIIDKLDRVQSELSSGFLAGGFRTAGNSLQLDVLNERDRNNRRRYTTTAKTPIISKFVPRRYNDKRNDHATPKPKIETTLDSLEGLLPRDYVTRSSSTVSTLPKTGFRWPTKSTTSTTAEPTTTQLASTASIAMAKKPKTNVIVQDISAFLPPGYKLKKEDSTVTESSLLKDILAKSKVDISSLLPADYNKKRNEDDMATMTTTAKSIGVSSEKSPAEKTIQDLFAKSKVDISSLLPRDYEQKRKNLISEPGDVHTENFTESNVSVTTESTSSTTKKSAGLKLVFPSRPGGRKAINKITTPPSPRGEGPGTVTPKIHRGWPIRVTTEFTGWPSSSTTPISIEKILEAARTATISSASLIPITEATSSTTTTSTTTTTPRPTTPGICEQDCEVAGTIKIIGNTSWVPELLDRNTQEWQKLANEIEREMNFIFSKSAVLAKWYKKIRIDSFSEGSILVDYFVELSNLEQNVNTQELKVIFHDSLRTYNANRWNETKTKSSIKLGSFTIDPKYTDFVVIPKVTTPQYTEEDDRLVPQWAIAVIVIGVGGLVFIIIFGVSVLINRHNASKLKPSISTIYEEEVAKNITANRSSDYSKPVHTIWTDPDVSWNDKSFESTSNKILVEKSFQDNKKYNMYDSWRSQWNGYYYNGSHTSSKYGGYDSTTNLSSRHHPDYDTNF; encoded by the exons ATGTCGAGACACAAAACGAACGATAACCGTTTCGTCGACATGATTCTGACGTTTCTAATTCTCGGCTACGCCTTCGTGCCAACGAACTGTCAACAAG GATCGGCCGAATCGTGGGACAAATTATCGCGTCTTATACCAACGAATTCGGTGTACGAACAACAGGACAAGAATGCATCTCCTGTCAATAATCCAGCGGAAACGCTATTACGGTCCTTGGACGAAAACAATGTCATGGAGACATCAAAAACGATTGGAAAGAAGAACAATCACGAAGAGGATGTAGACGAGGAAGTTTACGAAGACGAGTACGAAGTTGAAACCGATCCAAAAACGGAACAcgaaactttgaaatttcctaAAATCACCGATTCCACTAATGCAAAATACGAAAAAGCTCCGTCAGAGTTAACCGCTCAGACGGAAGACATGTCCAGAGACGAAGATTATGTGGAAGACCCTTCGACGAGTCAGTACGACACGTACAATTACTATAACGACGATTACTCAAGTCCTAATCGGTCACGATACCGGGCCGCAG AGGACGAACACGCTCGCGACTATCCGGATGCGGAGGAAGAAGAAGCGGAGCCGGAGGAACATGGAGAACaaaaaggaggaggaggaggaggagaagaagaagaagaagaagaagaagaagaagaaggagaggaagaagaagatggGAAGAAACCACAAGACAACGACTATGATACgtcagaggaagaggaagaatatTTCGATTCTCACCACGTTGCGAACGTAAACGATTCTTCGTCCGACCTGTTCGAAGAAAAGGATCTAGACACGCCAATTTCAACGACCAACAACGAGGAGGGTTCCTCGATGGAAGGTAGCGACAAAACTTTTGCCTTTCTCGGACCACCAGAGTCGAGAATAAATTCCTCCGTTGATAGTTCCATCTTGATCGGAGGAGCCATAGTGTCGGTAGTAACGACGAAAAGCGTCGTCAATGGCACGATTTCCGTTCCAACCACATCCTCCCCGACTACTACCGAACAAGTTGTCGCACCACCCTCCTCCACTTCTATGATAATCACGGAACAACCTGTAACAGCGATAACAACCGAGGATACGTCTCGAATATTAGCTTCGGTTCAAACGAGTCGTAGCATATCTGGCGCTCGATTCTTGCCGTTTCCTGTAATAGATCGTATCGAACCGATCGGCCATAGCAGCGAGAAGAAAACTTCGCCACCTGCAGAGTCCACGGAAAGCATTATCGATAAATTGGACAGGGTACAATCGGAATTGTCCAGCGGTTTTCTCGCCGGTGGCTTCCGAACTGCCGGTAATTCCCTTCAGTTGGACGTTTTGAACGAAAGAGACAGGAATAATCGCAGAAGGTATACTACTACCGCTAAGACGCCGATCATTAGCAAGTTTGTACCGCGAAGATACAACGATAAGAGAAACGATCATGCTACGCCGAAGCCGAAGATCGAAACGACGCTTGATAGTTTGGAAGGATTGTTACCGCGTGATTACGTTACGAGGAGTTCGTCGACGGTGTCGACGCTTCCGAAGACTGGATTTAG ATGGCCGACAAAGAGCACAACTAGCACAACAGCAGAACCAACCACGACTCAACTCGCATCGACTGCCTCCATTGCCATGGCGAAAAAACCTAAAACCAACGTGATTGTTCAAGACATAAGTGCCTTTTTACCACCCGGATACAAATTGAAGAAAGAGGACTCAACCGTTACAGAAAGCTCCCTGTTAAAGGATATTCTGGCGAAATCTAAGGTCGATATATCGTCGTTGTTACCGGCGGATTATAACAAAAAGAGGAACGAGGATGACATGGCAACAATGACGACAACAGCGAAAAGTATAGGCGTTTCGTCAGAGAAATCACCAGCTGAGAAAACGATTCAGGATTTGTTCGCTAAATCCAAAGTTGACATTTCTTCCTTGTTGCCACGTGATTACGAACAGAAGAGGAAGAATCTTATTTCAGAGCCGGGAGACGTTCATACCGAGAATTTTACCGAATCCAATGTATCTGTGACTACAGAATCCACTTCGTCCACGACGAAGAAATCCGCTGGTTTGAAACTCGTGTTTCCTAGCAGGCCTGGCGGACGGAAAGCAATTAATAAAATCACCACGCCACCCAGTCCTCGAGGTGAAGGACCTGGCACGGTTACGCCGAAAATACACAGAGGATGGCCGATCAG AGTTACCACAGAATTTACCGGCTGGCCTAGTTCCTCGACTACCCCGATCTCGATAGAAAAGATACTGGAAGCTGCCCGAACCGCAACGATTTCGTCTGCGTCACTAATCCCGATAACCGAAGCAACGTCGAGCACTACGACAACGTCGACTACGACGACAACGCCTCGACCAACCACACCAGGAATTTGCGAGCAAGATTGCGAAGTCGCTGGAACTATAAAGATAATTGGTAATACAAGCTGGGTACCGGAATTGCTTGATCGAAATACTCAAGAATGGCAGAAACTCGCCAATGAAATTGAGCGAGAG aTGAACTTCATATTCTCAAAATCTGCTGTCCTAGCAAAATGGTATAAAAAGATAAGAATCGATTCATTCAG cgAGGGTAGTATTTTGGTAGATTATTTTGTTGAATTGTCCAACTTGGAGCAAAACGTTAATACGCAGGAATTGAAAGTTATTTTCCACGATTCGTTACGGACTTATAACGCAAACAGGTGGAACGAAACTAAAACGAAAAGTTCGATAAAGCTTGGATCGTTCACAATCGATCCGAAATATACGGATTTTGTAG TGATACCTAAAGTAACAACTCCCCAATACACTGAAGAAGACGATAGATTAGTTCCACAATGGGCAATTGCTGTAATCGTAATTGGTGTTGGTGGATTAGTCTTTATCATTATATTTGGTGTCTCTGTC TTAATAAATCGTCATAATGCTTCGAAATTGAAACCATCTATATCTACAATTTACGAAGAAGAAGTAGCAAAGAATATTACAGCTAATAGATCTAGTGATTACTCAAAACCGGTACATACGATTTGGACTGACCCAGACGTTTCTTGGAATGACAAGTCTTTCGAATCGACCTCCAACAAG aTTCTTGTCGAGAAATCTTTTCAAGACAATAAGAAATATAACATGTACGATAGTTGGAGATCGCAGTGGAACGGTTATTATTACAACGGGTCTCATACTAGCAGTAAATATGGCGGTTACGATAGTACAACAAATTTATCAAGTCGTCATCATCCTGATTACGAtacaaatttctaa
- the LOC126916593 gene encoding protein SERAC1-like: MLYKYTHVLDRIKYFFTMRLRTYHKYIEYVKSTGISIVVVGGCWFLYQLRQVSHILQSSVPINVLSKDQPHTRYIYIDDPRFKDVLMLRKVENLQSSVPTESFSFAHIIMKWWKSLTRNVAYRLLHIAQSGNDRERLKALNTLNSLKHLKDWHYRHIAQMLDAKTAVSLARMPNVDSRFFLQTPYHHVQYNLQDIIEKVYHLLLYLNTLCENTHPCLLQFLNKNFKDIHSDSLILDHDLTNLGLAVAPAIVWDQELLRNCVQALCHHSCLELYSKDIIDAGGLPLLMIIKKIFSDNIDICILLAKIISNISLHSMYLQDIFQSGWIGTLVEWAQNSDIRLAAVASRALANLDMDEYNKYPRRIYLLHPLHKTVANTKLDVIFLHGLLGGVFITWRQRDSDTSEVGVVDPYIIQDGINFSNLVDDQSQDFLRDLTYDLRKREWDKVGHDFEVILDDCPQSTNSRGNGPFFCQGNDTCMKKTYHDKQHKTQCWPKDWLPQDIPFVRVIGVNYDTNLSLWTSSCPIEDKNTMGKRSKEYIKKLLIAGVGKRPTVWVCHSMGGLLVKKMLVDEWRNGDQNNICKNTRGIVFYSTPHRGSRVAALKQATQMVLWPSIEVQELREESPQLLKLHNEFLDMLKDYPIEIISFSETKSTHVTPLNVPFQFVTSNSADPGVGEFYEIAQDHLSICKPASRHSFLYQKLLSVLKCHITDEKTTVSPIAELLTLPNKLL, from the exons ATGTTATACAAATATACTCACGTTCTTGAtaggataaaatatttttttacaatgAGATTACGAACTTACCATAAATATATAGAGTATGTAAAATCAACTGGAATCAGCATTGTTGTGGTTGG CGGTTGTTGGTTTTTGTACCAATTAAGGCAAGTATCACACATTTTACAATCCTCTGTACCTATCAATGTTCTGAGCAAGGACCAACCACATActagatatatttatattgatGACCCTCGATTCAAAG ATGTTCTCATGTTAAGGAAAGTTGAAAATTTACAATCGTCAGTACCAACAGAATCATTTTCATTTGCTCATATCATAATGAAATGGTGGAAGTCATTAACCCGTAATGTGGCATATAGACTATTACATATTGCACAAAGTGGCAATGACAGAGAACGTTTAAAAGCTCTCAATACTCTTAATTCTTTAAAGCATTTGAAAG acTGGCACTACCGGCATATTGCACAAATGTTGGATGCTAAAACTGCAGTGTCTCTTGCAAGAATGCCAAATGTTGATTCAAGATTTTTTTTACAGACACCATATCATcatgtacaatataatttacag GATATAATAGAAAAAGTATACCACTTGCTCCTTTACTTAAATACATTATGTGAAAATACACATCCCTGTCTTCTTCAATTTCTCAATAAAAACTTTAAGGATATACATTCT GATAGTCTGATACTTGATCACGATTTAACAAACTTAGGGCTGGCTGTAGCACCAGCCATAGTATGGGATCAAGAATTATTACGGAATTGTGTTCAAGCGCTATGCCATCATTCTTGCCTTGAGTTATATAGTAAAG ATATTATTGATGCTGGTGGTCTTCCACtattaatgataataaaaaaaattttcagTGACAATATTGACATATGTATATTACTTGCgaaaataatttccaatattTCACTTCATTCGATGTATTTGCAAGATATTTTTCAGTCAG GTTGGATTGGTACATTGGTGGAATGGGCTCAAAATAGTGATATAAGATTGGCAGCAGTAGCCAGTCGTGCATTGGCAAATTTAGATATGGATGAGTATAATAAATATCCAAGACGTATTTATCTTCTTCATCCTTTGCACAAAACTGTAGCAAACACGAAATTAGATGTCATTTTCTTACATGGACTACTTGGTGGAGTATTTATAACGTGGaggcaaagagattcagatacATCTGAAGTTGGGGTTGTAG ATCCCTACATTATACAAGATGGaatcaatttttcaaatttggtaGATGATCAGTCACAAGATTTTTTGAGAGATTTAACTTATGATTTGAGGAAACGTGAATGGGATAAAGTGGGGCATGATTTTGAAGTAATTCTAGACGATTGCCCGCAAAGTACGAATTCTAGAGGGAACGGACCATTTTTCTGCCAAgg aaATGATACGTGCATGAAGAAAACTTATCACGATAAACAGCATAAAACGCAGTGTTGGCCTAAAGATTGGTTACCACAGGATATTCCATTTGTTCGAGTTATTGGGGTAAATTATGACACTAATTTGTCATTATGGACATCTTCATGCCCAATAGAAGACAAAAA CACTATGGGCAAAAGAAGtaaagaatatataaaaaaattattaattgccggTGTTGGAAAACGACCAACAGTTTGGGTTTGTCACTCAATGGGTGGTTTATTAGTGAAAAAAATGCTTGTGGATG aatGGAGGAATGGTGATCaaaataatatatgtaaaaatacACGTGGTATAGTATTTTATAGTACTCCACATCGTGGTTCTCGCGTAGCAGCATTAAAGCAAGCAACACAAATGGTACTATGGCCATCGATCGAAGTACAGGAACTTCGTGAAG AGTCGccacaattattaaaattacacAACGAATTCCTCGATATGTTGAAAGATTATCCCATAGAGATTATTAGTTTTAGTGAAACTAAATCTACCCATGTAACACCATTAAATGTTCCATTTCAATTTGTTACTTCTAATTCAGCAG ATCCTGGAGTAGGTGAATTCTATGAAATTGCTCAAGATCATTTGTCTATATGTAAACCAGCTAGCAG acATTCCTTCTTATATCAAAAACTTTTGAGCGTTTTGAAATGTCACATAACTGATGAGAAAACAACTGTTTCTCCAATTGCGGAATTGCTAACATtgccaaataaattattataa